Proteins encoded in a region of the Vitis riparia cultivar Riparia Gloire de Montpellier isolate 1030 chromosome 7, EGFV_Vit.rip_1.0, whole genome shotgun sequence genome:
- the LOC117918082 gene encoding putative disease resistance RPP13-like protein 1, with protein MAFYGINQAETNWGSFASGAAFTWQRPPSTSLINEAVHGRDKDKEVIIEMLLKDEAGESNFGVIPIVGIGGIGKTTLAQLIYRDEEIVKHFEPRVWVCVSDESDVEKLTKIIFNAVSSNEVHDGDNFNQVQLKLSNNLAGKRFLLVLNDVWNINNYKRWNHLQTPFKSGTRGSKIVVTTHHGNVASLMRADNFHHLLKPLSNDDCWNVFVKHAFEKKNANEHPNLELIQ; from the exons ATGGCTTTCTATGGGATTAATCAAG CAGAGACAAATTGGGGAAGTTTTGCATCTGGAGCAGCTTTTACTTGGCAACGACCCCCTTCTACATCTTTGATTAATGAAGCAGTTCACGGCAGGGATAAAGATAAAGAAGTCATTATTGAGATGTTGTTGAAGGATGAAGCAGGTGAAAGCAACTTTGGGGTAATTCCCATTGTAGGTATAGGTGGGATAGGGAAAACTACACTGGCCCAGTTGATATACAGGGATGAAGAAATAGTGAAGCATTTTGAGCCAAGGGTGTGGGTGTGTGTATCAGATGAGAGCGATGTAGAGAAGTTAACGAAGATAATTTTCAATGCCGTCTCTTCGAATGAAGTCCATGATGGGGATAACTTTAATCAAGTGCAGCTCAAGTTAAGCAATAATCTAGCTGGAAAAAGGTTTTTGCTAGTTTTGAACGATGTGTGGAACATCAACAATTATAAGCGATGGAATCACTTACAAACTCCCTTTAAGTCCGGAACTAGAGGAAGTAAAATTGTAGTAACAACACATCATGGGAATGTTGCATCTTTGATGAGAGCAGACAACTTCCACCATTTGCTCAAGCCTTTATCCAATGATGATTGTTGGAATGTATTTGTGAAACATGCATTTGAAAAGAAGAATGCTAATGAACATCCAAATTTGGAATTAATTCAATGA